The Phyllopteryx taeniolatus isolate TA_2022b chromosome 17, UOR_Ptae_1.2, whole genome shotgun sequence genome window below encodes:
- the trim37 gene encoding E3 ubiquitin-protein ligase TRIM37 isoform X2 — MDEQSVESIAEVFRCFICMEKLRDARLCPHCSKLCCFSCIRRWLTEQRAQCPHCRAPLQLRELVNCRWAEEVTQQLDTLQLCSLTKHEDNDKDKCENHHEKLSVFCWTCKKCICHQCALWGGMHGGHTFKPLVEIYEQHVTKVKEEVAKLRRRLMELISLVQEVERNVEAVRGAKDERVREIRNAVEMMIARLDNQLKNKLITLMETLSSSSSSSSSSFLPRPPSGQKTSLTQETELLESILQEVEHQLHSCSKSELISKSPEILLMFQQVHRKPMQSFVTTPVPPDFTSTLRQRADPVYSPPLQISGLCWRLKVYPDGNGVVRGNYLSVFLELSAGLPETSKYEYRVEMVHQTSSDPSKNIIREFASDFEVGECWGYNRFFRLDLLASEGYLNMQTDTLVLRYQVRSPTFFQKCRDQYWYISQLESAQSGYIQQINNLKERLAIELFRHRSSRSSSPPDLRLAAGSATSERDPRTVKSDGDIQTTLSDAKKAADDDYERTVHDDSNELSDGDLEVDCLTEEEANPLDGSSTSGSSTATSNTEENDIDEETMSGENDVDFIGNLDTEEGELPDDSDGASGGPSSCLHSALRSSAIGRGASGGGGASAVGGGGSLLDLDPVILIQLLDLKEHNNMESLWGLQPRPPVSLLHSQAGLSSRKERERRPQVVRRSVPDSAVLIRLKAQMAEVRSKMSDVKSLVLEPHAAGDSRPGPSGIFGAEEVASHHADPEPADGSKPGELLLLGRAAAVRSRQCRTGRKSLQSILESSNLSVGRQRSVEHTEKDARGADAATELGLHLKEAADGGVKVADSAQVSAEQASSKQQLYAPSGSRDDIFSLVGSSYMAAGKNCGTRTLGAAMLDSESESSGNSHHSLLEGPSSQLQPSEGQYASDPAPSILAAAAATSSESDTEDEDALHSTNSRYDNQTPPCTGESLSEDMTDR, encoded by the exons ATGGACGAACAAAGCGTGGAG AGCATCGCCGAGGTGTTCCGCTGCTTCATCTGCATGGAGAAGCTGAGGGACGCTCGCCTCTGCCCGCACTGCTCCAAGCTCTGCTGCTTCAGCTGCATACGA CGCTGGCTGACCGAGCAGAGAGCTCAGTGTCCGCACTGTCG ggCGCCACTCCAGCTGAGGGAGCTGGTAAACTGCCGCTGGGCCGAGGAAGTGACGCAACAGCTGGACACGCTGCAACTCTGCAGCCTCACCAAGCACGAGGACAACGACAAAGACAA ATGTGAGAACCACCACGAGAAGCTGAGCGTCTTCTGTTGGACGTGTAAGAAATGCATCTGCCACCAGTGCGCTCTGTGGGGCGGCATG CACGGCGGGCACACCTTCAAGCCGCTGGTGGAGATCTACGAGCAGCACGTGACCAAAGTGAAGGAGGAGGTGGCCAAGCTACGGCGACGCCTCATGGAGCTCATCAGCCTGGTGCAGGAAGTG GAAAGGAACGTGGAGGCCGTCCGGGGAGCGAAGGACGAGAGGGTGCGCGAGATCCGGAACGCGGTGGAGATGATGATCGCTCGTCTGGACAACCAGCTCAAGAACAAACTCATCACGCTCATGG AAACactctcctcctcgtcctcctcctcctcctcctccttcctcccccGTCCGCCATCAGGCCAGAAGACGTCCTTGACCCAGGAGACCGagctgctggagtctatcctgCAGGAGGTGGAGCATCAG CTCCACTCATGCAGTAAGAGCGAGCTGATCTCCAAGAGTCCAGAGATCCTGCTCATGTTCCAGCAGGTCCACAGGAAGCCCATGCAGTCCTTTGTCACCACACCGGTGCCACCCGACTTCACCAG CACTTTGAGGCAGCGGGCCGACCCGGTCTACAGCCCTCCTCTCCAGATATCTGGACTCTGTTGGAGGCTCAAAGTCTACCCG GATGGTAACGGTGTGGTTCGTGGAAACTACCTGTCTGTGTTCTTGGAGCTTTCTGCCGGACTCCCTGAAACGTCAAA GTACGAGTACCGCGTGGAGATGGTCCACCAGACCTCTAGCGACCCGAGCAAGAACATCATCCGCGAGTTTGCCTCCGACTTCGAGGTGGGCGAGTGTTGGGGTTACAACCGCTTCTTCAGGCTGGACCTCCTGGCCAGCGAGGGCTACCTGAACATGCAGACGGACACGCTGGTGCTCCG ATACCAGGTACGCTCGCCCACCTTCTTCCAGAAGTGCAGAGACCAGTACTGGTACATCAGCCAGCTGGAATCGGCTCAGAGCGGCTACATCCAGCAGATCAACAACCTCAAAGAG CGGTTAGCCATCGAGCTGTTCCGCCACCGCTCGTCGCGCAGCTCCTCGCCCCCTGACCTGAGGCTGGCGGCGGGGAGCGCGACCTCCGAACGAGACCCTCGCACCGTCAAGAGCGACGGCGACATTCAGACCACGCTGAGCGACGCCAAAAAGGCCGCCGACGACGACTACGAGCGAACCGTGCACGACGACTCTAAC GAGCTGTCGGACGGTGACCTGGAGGTGGACTGTCTCACCGAGGAGGAGGCCAACCCGCTGGATGGCAGCAGCACCTCGGGGAGCTCCACGGCCACCAGCAACACCGAGGAGAACGACATCGATGAAGAAACCAT GTCGGGCGAGAACGACGTGGACTTCATTGGGAACCTGGACACCGAGGAAGGAGAGCTTCCCGATGACTCGGATGGAGCCTCTG GTGGTCCCAGCTCCTGTCTGCACTCAGCCCTCCGCAGCTCCGCAATTGGCCGCGGTGCCAGCGGAGGAGGCGGAGCTTCCGctgtcggcggcggcggcagcctCCTGGACCTCGACCCGGTCATTCTGATCCAGCTGCTAGATCTGAAGGAGCATAACAATATGGAGTCCCTGTGGGGTCTTCAGCCTCGCCCCCCGGTGTCCCTCCTCCACAGCCAAG CTGGCTTATCCTCCAGGAAAGAACGAGAGCGCCGTCCACAGGTGGTGCGCCGCTCCGTCCCGGACTCGGCGGTCCTCATCCGCCTGAAGGCGCAGATGGCCGAGGTGCGCAGCAAGATGTCCGACGTCAAGAGCCTGGTGCTGGAGCCCCACGCGGCCGGCGATTCCAGGCCGGGACCGTCGGGGATCTTCGGCGCCGAGGAAGTGGCCTCGCACCACGCCGACCCGGAGCCGGCGGACGGATCCAAGCCCGGCGAGCTGTTGCTGCTCGGGAGGGCGGCCGCCGTTCGATCGCGACAGTGTCGCACCG GAAGGAAATCCCTGCAGTCCATCCTGGAAAGCAGCAACCTCTCGGTGGGTCGGCAGAGGAGTGTGGAGCATACGGAGAAAGACGCGAGAGGAGCGGACGCAGCCACGGAACTCGGCCTGCATCTCAAAGAGGCCGCTGACG GAGGAGTCAAGGTGGCGGACAGTGCTCAGGTCTCAGCAGAGCAGGCctcctccaagcagcagctctaTGCGCCATCAGGGTCCAGGGACGACATCTTCTCCTTGGTGGGATCCAGCTACATGGCGGCTGGAAAGAACTGTGGCACTAGGACCCTGGG GGCAGCCATGTTGGACTCTGAATCGGAAAGCTCAGGAAACTCCCATCATTCCTTGCTAGAGGGACCCTCTTCACAGCTGCAGCCCAGTGAAGGCCAGTATGCCTCAG ACCCAGCACCATCCATCCTGGCGGCTGCGGCAGCGACGAGCAGCGAGAGCGACACCGAGGACGAGGACGCGCTGCACAGCACCAACTCTCGCTATGACAACCAGACTCCGCCCTGCACAG GCGAGTCGTTGTCCGAAGACATGACTGACAGGTGA